Proteins encoded within one genomic window of Siniperca chuatsi isolate FFG_IHB_CAS linkage group LG4, ASM2008510v1, whole genome shotgun sequence:
- the wash1 gene encoding WASH complex subunit 1, which produces MVRMTQKHCLEGQVYSVPLIQPDLRREEAVHQIADALLYLETISTDIFKRVSDSVEKNRRQLQCVTDRIRLAQARVDKIKGSKKATKVFSSAKYPAPDRLQDYSSIFTEATDPSSQTRPRHRIQNKLRPFDENALQEKLMYFPVCVSNKKKSEDETEEGLGGLPRNISSVSSLLLFNTTENLYKKYVFLDPLAGAVTKTHTTLEIEKEEKPFDAPLSITKREQLERQTAESYFYVPDLGQVPEIDVPSYLPDLPGIADDLSYSADLGPGFAPSGPTHNIPELPSFSEESNAPGPQLQHNVAPPPPPPPPPPEPALAPATPAGAPPPPPPPPPPPVDSPTEVSRAPSSGPVSGAPSEVAQPSDSRASLLESIRNAGGIGKAKLRNIKERKMEKKKQKAQEQVGAASSGGDFMCDLFNKLAMRRKGISGKGPAGGESGDAPAGTGGAFARMSDVIPPLPAPHSTTDDDDWEA; this is translated from the exons ATGGTCAG GATGACCCAGAAGCACTGCCTGGAGGGCCAGGTGTACTCAGTGCCTCTCATCCAGCCAGacctgaggagagaggaggccgTCCATCAGATAGCAGATGCATTACTCTACTTGGAGACCATCTCTACGGATATTTTCAAAAG GGTGTCTGACAGTGTAGAGAAGAACCGCCGCCAGCTGCAGTGCGTCACTGACAGGATCAGGCTAGCTCAGGCCCGTGTCGACAAGATTAAAGGCAGTAAAAAGGCCACCAAG GTTTTCTCCAGTGCCAAGTACCCGGCACCAGATCGACTTCAGGATTACTCCTCTATCTTTACTGAGGCTACAGACCCCTCCTCACAAACCCGCCCCCGACACAGGATACAGAATAAACTTCGACCCTTTGATGAGAATGCCTTGCAG GAGAAGTTGATGTATTTCCCAGTATGTGTGAGCAATAAGAAAAAGTCTGAGGATGAGACAGAGGAGGGGCTGGGCGGTCTGCCACGCAACATCTCATCTGTCAGCTCCCTGTTGCTCTTTAATACTACAGAGAACCT atataaGAAGTATGTGTTCCTTGATCCTCTGGCGGGAGcagtgacaaaaacacatacaacactagagatagaaaaagaagagaagccGTTTGACGCACCATTGTCCATTACGAAGAGAGAGCAACTGGAGAGACAG acagcagagtctTATTTCTATGTGCCAGACCTGGGCCAGGTGCCCGAGATAGATGTGCCATCCTACCTGCCTGACCTGCCAGGCATTGCAGACGACCTGTCCTACAGCGCGGACCTCGGGCCTGGCTTCGCCCCGTCAGGACCCACACACAACATCCCTGAGCTGCCCTCCTTCTCTGAGGAGAGCAACGCACCTG GACCTCAGCTCCAACATAATGTtgcacctcctccaccacctccccctccccctcctgaGCCTGCGCTTGCTCCTGCCACTCCTGCAGGAGctccccctccaccacctcccccacctccccctcctgtTGACAGCCCCACAGAAGTCTCTCGAGCACCAAGTTCAG GCCCTGTGTCTGGTGCTCCCAGCGAGGTCGCTCAGCCGTCAGACAGCCGTGCCAGTCTCCTGGAGTCTATCCGCAACGCCGGAGGCATCGGCAAAGCCAAGTTACGCAACATTAAAGAGCGCAAgatggagaagaagaaacagaaggcGCAAGAGCAAG TGGGAGCGGCATCTAGTGGTGGAGACTTTATGTGTGATCTCTTCAATAAACTTGCCATGCGAAGGAAAG GCATATCTGGTAAGGGTCCAGCAGGTGGGGAGTCGGGTGACGCTCCTGCTGGTACCGGCGGTGCATTTGCCAGGATGTCAGATGTCATCCCACCACTTCCTGCCCCACATTCGACAACAGACGATGATGACTGGGAAGCATAA